A stretch of Vigna angularis cultivar LongXiaoDou No.4 chromosome 4, ASM1680809v1, whole genome shotgun sequence DNA encodes these proteins:
- the LOC108321149 gene encoding galactan beta-1,4-galactosyltransferase GALS3: MAKEREKKLYVAVLGNYAAELKLLLTTLLLLCVVATLLQFLPSRFTISASDLRVCISRVTQTTPILSNTTNATSSYPLKVSLSQASPPPPPPSPPPPPPSEQVLPGGIVKRVFNPYGSAAYNFITMGSYRGGLNTFAIIGLASKPLHVYAKPTYECAWHSLAGKKLSTTVGYKILPDWGYGRVYTVVIVNCTFPASLNADNSGGKLVLSASTSGGGDASFNITDTIEALTEQPGALDTTLFTSKPKYDYLYCGSSLYGNLNAQRVREWIAYHVKFFGPRSHFVIHDAGGVHAQVREVLQPWIDLGYVTLQDITDQERFDGYYHNQFMVVNDCLHRYKFMTKWMFFFDVDEYIYVPPKSTIKSVLDSLSEYSQFTIEQMPMSSKLCLTADYGKTYRKWGFEKLVYKDSKKGIRRDRKYAVQPRSLFATGVHMSQNLAGKTTHKTEGKIMYYHYHGTIAERRESCKMLINSTEITYEKTPYVLDTTMRDIAGVIKKFELKMIGNRLQKTRQ; the protein is encoded by the exons ATGGccaaagagagagagaagaagctCTACGTGGCAGTGCTCGGAAACTACGCTGCAGAACTCAAGCTTCTCCTCACAACACTGCTTCTCCTCTGCGTCGTCGCCACGCTTCTTCAGTTCCTCCCTTCCCGCTTCACCATCTCAGCCTCCGATCTCCGAGTCTGCATCTCACGTGTCACGCAAACAACACCCATACTTTCCAACACAACAAATGCTACCTCCTCATACCCACTAAAAGTATCATTATCTCAAGCCTCACCACCCCCACCGCCGCCGTCAccacctccaccaccaccgTCGGAGCAAGTCCTCCCCGGAGGCATCGTCAAGCGTGTGTTCAACCCTTATGGCTCTGCAGCCTACAACTTCATCACCATGGGCTCTTACCGTGGTGGCCTCAACACGTTCGCCATCATTGGCCTCGCGTCCAAGCCTCTTCACGTTTACGCTAAACCGACGTACGAGTGCGCGTGGCACTCACTCGCCGGCAAGAAACTCTCCACCACCGTTGGCTACAAGATCCTCCCCGACTGGGGCTACGGCCGCGTCTACACCGTCGTTATAGTGAACTGTACCTTCCCGGCTTCACTCAATGCTGACAACTCCGGAGGGAAGCTCGTCCTCTCCGCCTCTACCTCCGGCGGCGGCGACGCCAGCTTCAACATCACCGACACCATAGAAGCTCTCACGGAACAACCCGGCGCACTCGACACTACGTTGTTCACGTCGAAGCCGAAGTACGATTACCTGTACTGCGGTTCCTCTCTCTACGGGAACCTGAACGCGCAGCGCGTGAGGGAGTGGATCGCGTACCATGTGAAGTTCTTCGGGCCGAGGTCGCATTTTGTGATTCACGACGCCGGTGGCGTGCACGCGCAGGTGCGGGAGGTGCTCCAGCCGTGGATTGATTTGGGGTATGTGACGTTGCAGGATATAACGGACCAGGAGCGGTTTGATGGATACTACCATAACCAGTTCATGGTGGTGAATGATTGCTTACATAGGTATAAGTTCATGACTAAGTGGATGTTCTTCTTTGATGTGGATGAATACATCTATGTGCCACCCAAGAGCACCATCAAGTCCGTGCTTGATTCACTCTCCGAGTACTCTCAATTCACCATCGAACAGATGCCAATGAGTAGCAAGCTCTGCCTCACTGCCGATTACGGCAAAACCTATAG GAAATGGGGGTTTGAGAAGCTGGTGTATAAAGATTCAAAGAAAGGGATTAGGAGGGATAGAAAATATGCAGTACAACCTAGGAGTTTGTTTGCAACGGGTGTTCACATGTCACAGAACCTTGCAGGGAAGACAACTCACAAGACAGAGGGCAAAATAATGTACTACCACTACCATGGAACCATAGCTGAAAGGAGAGAATCTTGTAAAATGCTTATAAATTCAACGGAAATCACATACGAGAAAACCCCCTATGTGTTGGACACCACCATGAGAGACATTGCTGGTGTGATCAAGAAATTTGAGCTCAAGATGATTGGAAATAGGCTACAGAAGACACGGCAATGA